A section of the Dromaius novaehollandiae isolate bDroNov1 chromosome 6, bDroNov1.hap1, whole genome shotgun sequence genome encodes:
- the NANOS1 gene encoding nanos homolog 1, producing the protein MEAFPGGKLEQHRHLPPGERLPGARYGARGHSGCGNVFNSWNDYLGLATLITKAVGPGKGFGAEPPSVVVAAAVPPPEEEEEEEEEEEAAGPYFEGALDLHDLELCGHHHHGEGLLEERFAHFSPFPGRGGPAAVVFGCSGEHPGREGSPHAWGGLVVAGRLPAHPRAAARLLKPELQVCVFCRNNKEAVALYTTHILKGPDGRVLCPVLRRYTCPLCGASGDNAHTIKYCPLSKMQAARQLKHARTALGKKVR; encoded by the coding sequence ATGGAGGCTTTCCCCGGCGGCAAGCTGGAGCAGCACCGGCACCTCCCGCCCGGGGAGCGCCTGCCAGGCGCCCGCTACGGCGCCCGCGGCCACAGCGGCTGCGGGAACGTGTTCAACTCCTGGAACGACTACCTGGGGCTGGCCACGCTCATCACCAAGGCCGTGGGGCCCGGCAAGGGCTTCGGCGCCGAGCCGCCCTCCGTGGTGGTGGCGGCCGCCGTGCCGccgcccgaggaggaggaggaggaagaggaggaggaggaggcggcggggccgtACTTCGAGGGCGCGCTGGACTTGCACGACCTGGAGCTGTGCGGGCACCACCACCACGGCGAGGGTCTGCTGGAGGAGCGCTTCGCCCACTTCAGCCCCTtccccgggcgcggcggccccgccgccgtcgTCTTCGGCTGCTCGGGCGAGCACCCGGGCCGGGAGGGCTCGCCGCACGCCTGGGGCGGGCTGGTGgtggcggggcggctgccggcgcacccgcgggccgccgcccgcctgcTCAAGCCCGAGCTGCAGGTCTGCGTCTTCTGCCGGAACAACAAGGAGGCCGTGGCCCTCTACACCACGCACATCCTCAAGGGACCCGACGGGCGCGTCCTCTGCCCGGTGCTGCGGCGCTACACCTGCCCCCTCTGCGGCGCCAGCGGGGACAATGCCCACACCATCAAGTACTGCCCCCTCTCCAAAATGCAGGCGGCCAGACAGCTCAAACACGCCCGGACCGCCCTGGGCAAGAAGGTGCGCTag